The proteins below come from a single Streptomyces sp. MRC013 genomic window:
- a CDS encoding SpdD-like protein, whose translation MFRPKLPTMPQPTGPVLPSAAVEPHSVAPAAPVVPVAPVTSVPPPVPATSAPSRTTAQLTPGNVLALVGAGTAVALVVGAVLVSMLLAVAVTAASVAVCAVVVRSVLKDR comes from the coding sequence ATGTTCCGACCGAAGCTCCCCACCATGCCGCAGCCGACCGGCCCGGTCCTCCCGTCCGCCGCCGTCGAGCCGCACTCCGTCGCGCCGGCCGCCCCGGTCGTCCCGGTCGCCCCGGTCACCTCGGTTCCTCCGCCCGTCCCCGCGACGTCGGCACCGTCCCGCACGACCGCCCAGCTCACCCCCGGGAACGTGCTCGCCCTCGTCGGCGCCGGTACCGCCGTGGCCCTGGTCGTCGGCGCGGTCCTGGTCTCCATGCTCCTCGCCGTGGCCGTCACGGCTGCGTCCGTGGCCGTGTGCGCTGTCGTCGTCCGCTCCGTCCTCAAGGACCGCTGA
- a CDS encoding DUF2637 domain-containing protein codes for MRAHLARVDAVLVQAAIAGALSFSHLHDLAAAAGQSGWKAWAYPVSVDLLLVAAWRRMRQAQQAGRTAQGPRLWFLVALAASLGANVATAGLLDLDHVPAWLRVVVAGWPAVAFFGGTLLAHTPHGPEASSAPVPTPDRVPASTPAPSTTGTDTEPQSVLDAVDAPGREALPVPSTTSEPPPEPAPKPAVAEPVASPAPASTPPTPTPPTSAALPPALVDRVRTLAEEHRSTTGRPADPDAVRARLGLPPSMTASVATYL; via the coding sequence ATGCGTGCCCATCTGGCCCGTGTGGACGCCGTGCTCGTCCAAGCCGCCATCGCGGGTGCCCTGTCCTTCTCGCACCTGCACGACCTCGCGGCGGCGGCCGGACAGAGCGGCTGGAAGGCGTGGGCCTACCCCGTGAGCGTCGACCTGCTGCTGGTCGCCGCCTGGCGCCGGATGCGTCAAGCGCAGCAAGCAGGACGGACGGCCCAGGGGCCGCGGCTGTGGTTCCTCGTGGCACTGGCCGCGTCCCTCGGCGCCAACGTCGCCACCGCCGGACTCCTCGACCTCGACCACGTCCCCGCATGGCTCCGCGTCGTCGTGGCGGGCTGGCCTGCCGTCGCTTTCTTCGGCGGGACGCTGCTGGCCCATACGCCTCACGGACCGGAAGCTTCGTCGGCGCCGGTCCCGACTCCTGACCGGGTTCCGGCCTCGACTCCGGCTCCGTCGACGACGGGCACGGACACGGAACCGCAGTCCGTCCTGGACGCCGTCGACGCGCCCGGCCGTGAAGCGCTGCCGGTGCCGTCCACCACCTCGGAGCCTCCGCCCGAACCCGCTCCCAAGCCCGCCGTTGCCGAACCGGTCGCCAGTCCGGCCCCGGCATCGACCCCGCCCACGCCTACGCCCCCAACCTCCGCCGCCCTGCCGCCCGCCCTCGTCGACCGCGTCCGGACCCTCGCCGAGGAGCACCGCTCCACCACCGGGCGCCCCGCCGACCCCGACGCCGTACGCGCCCGGCTCGGCCTGCCCCCATCCATGACCGCATCCGTCGCCACCTACCTCTGA
- a CDS encoding helix-turn-helix transcriptional regulator: MGSERRERMKALGMRLRELRAGVGLTGAALAQRAGVGQPTVSKVETGRMVPSADVLDRLLRALDLDESTAREVRDLLAAVEAAADFDPVPDEGAPAGAVLDEAVRSARLVRSFQCVVLPALLQSAEYARHVFASAPNATPEGVGRAVAARVERQSVLYEPGRESVFVLTEAVLRTWPGTPALMLAQLDRLLAVESLSTVRLGVVPWCRPVPVLPRHGFTLCDRRTVVIEAFADERVSTDSAELAAYEETFSRFERTAVFGDEVRDLLLRVMREFRDMGDTLTP; the protein is encoded by the coding sequence ATGGGGAGTGAGCGGCGGGAGCGGATGAAGGCGCTGGGGATGCGTCTTCGGGAGCTGCGTGCGGGGGTCGGTCTGACGGGTGCCGCGCTGGCTCAGCGGGCCGGGGTGGGACAGCCGACCGTGTCCAAGGTGGAGACGGGGCGCATGGTTCCGAGTGCTGATGTGCTCGACCGGCTCTTGCGCGCCCTCGACCTCGACGAGTCGACCGCCCGTGAGGTCCGTGACCTCCTGGCCGCCGTGGAGGCTGCCGCGGACTTCGATCCGGTACCGGATGAGGGTGCTCCCGCCGGGGCCGTCCTTGATGAGGCGGTGCGGTCGGCTCGGCTGGTGCGGTCGTTCCAGTGCGTCGTCCTGCCGGCCCTGCTCCAGAGTGCGGAGTACGCCCGGCACGTCTTCGCGAGTGCGCCGAACGCGACTCCGGAGGGTGTCGGGCGGGCGGTCGCTGCTCGGGTGGAGCGGCAGAGCGTGTTGTACGAACCGGGGCGGGAGTCGGTGTTCGTCCTGACGGAAGCGGTGTTGAGGACCTGGCCGGGGACTCCGGCGCTGATGCTCGCCCAGCTCGACCGGCTGCTGGCCGTCGAGAGTCTGAGCACCGTACGGCTCGGGGTCGTCCCGTGGTGCCGGCCGGTGCCGGTTCTGCCTCGGCACGGGTTCACGTTGTGCGACCGGCGGACGGTCGTGATTGAGGCGTTCGCCGATGAGCGGGTGTCGACCGACTCCGCCGAACTGGCCGCGTATGAGGAGACGTTCAGCCGCTTCGAGCGGACTGCCGTCTTCGGCGACGAGGTGCGGGACCTGCTGTTGCGCGTGATGAGGGAGTTCCGGGACATGGGAGACACCCTCACCCCATAG
- a CDS encoding DNA adenine methylase, whose product MRYISPLRYPGGKARLAGYISQLIRAQNPQPKHYAEPFCGGAGAALKLLVDGAVERIHLNDADPGIAAFWRCVFGKSNELASMIRSAEVTVEAWRSNSAIYASPIGKNDLELGFATFFLNRCNRSGILRARPIGGFEQTGKWKIDARFNREALAERIEFLGRYGDRVSLSQQDGRDHIRSLAVLGQDIIAYVDPPYLVQGDRLYMDSLSSGDHTELATLLGETPIKWFLTYDAEARITEELYSRHRCMQFEISHSAQVRHQGVEYAVFSDSLTVPEFDGVIGTGDYLWLTN is encoded by the coding sequence ATGAGGTACATCAGCCCTCTGCGCTACCCGGGCGGGAAAGCCCGTCTCGCGGGCTACATCAGTCAACTCATTCGCGCCCAAAACCCCCAACCGAAGCACTACGCAGAACCATTCTGCGGCGGAGCCGGCGCCGCCTTAAAGCTCCTCGTAGACGGCGCCGTGGAGCGCATTCACTTGAATGACGCAGATCCTGGGATCGCGGCCTTCTGGCGCTGCGTCTTCGGAAAGAGCAATGAGTTAGCCTCAATGATCCGTAGCGCTGAGGTGACTGTCGAGGCGTGGCGGAGTAATTCGGCTATCTACGCGAGCCCCATAGGAAAGAACGACTTGGAGCTCGGCTTCGCAACGTTTTTCCTCAACCGATGTAACCGATCCGGTATATTGCGCGCCCGCCCGATTGGCGGTTTCGAGCAGACTGGAAAGTGGAAGATTGATGCCCGATTCAATCGTGAAGCTCTAGCAGAACGTATCGAGTTCCTGGGACGTTACGGTGACAGAGTTTCTTTGTCACAGCAAGACGGTAGGGACCATATTCGCAGCCTCGCCGTGTTAGGGCAGGACATCATTGCCTACGTGGATCCACCCTATCTAGTGCAGGGTGATCGCCTGTACATGGACTCCCTGAGCTCCGGAGACCATACCGAGCTAGCCACTCTCTTGGGAGAAACTCCAATCAAGTGGTTCCTTACCTATGATGCCGAGGCCCGAATCACGGAAGAACTCTACTCTAGGCATCGTTGCATGCAATTCGAGATCTCTCACAGCGCCCAAGTGCGTCATCAAGGCGTCGAGTACGCTGTCTTCAGTGACTCTCTCACCGTGCCGGAATTCGATGGGGTGATTGGGACAGGTGATTACCTGTGGCTAACCAACTAA
- a CDS encoding sigma factor-like helix-turn-helix DNA-binding protein gives MSDELQRIMAIDDPYLLLREVTTRLAAAQQEVTELARLRRRVVQDLHAQGLSYAQIAEKAGLSRGRIHQIRHTGPAPEGAFLGTGAVTVVTPLRWDDVKKRPVVAMADMNSGKRLEELAKSYGLDVSSGHVLVSGEVDLNRNGLVVVCGPAMSQAMRDLYAQDPVLGWEHPEGEPWALVDRRTGAKYNAGADLEPRRPHDVGYLGRLPRPDGNGSVLAIAGIHTAGSLGVVHLLTSDLSTLWGQVGERHFSTLVGVEYDPETDEPQSVELLCPLYLHDEETAA, from the coding sequence ATGTCGGACGAGTTGCAGCGGATCATGGCGATCGATGATCCGTACCTGCTCCTGCGTGAGGTCACGACGAGGTTGGCCGCCGCGCAGCAGGAGGTGACCGAACTCGCCCGGCTCCGCCGCCGCGTGGTCCAGGACCTCCACGCGCAAGGGCTGTCCTACGCGCAGATCGCCGAGAAGGCCGGTCTCAGCCGCGGGCGGATCCATCAAATCCGGCACACCGGGCCGGCGCCTGAGGGGGCCTTCCTCGGTACGGGCGCCGTCACCGTCGTGACCCCGCTGCGGTGGGACGACGTGAAGAAGCGGCCGGTCGTCGCCATGGCCGACATGAACTCCGGCAAGCGGCTGGAGGAGCTGGCGAAGTCGTACGGGCTCGACGTCAGCTCCGGCCACGTACTCGTGAGCGGTGAGGTCGACCTCAACCGCAACGGCCTGGTCGTCGTCTGCGGACCGGCCATGTCGCAGGCCATGCGGGACCTGTACGCCCAAGATCCGGTCCTCGGCTGGGAGCACCCGGAGGGTGAACCGTGGGCGCTGGTGGACCGGCGTACCGGTGCGAAGTACAACGCCGGGGCGGACCTGGAGCCGCGCCGCCCGCACGATGTCGGGTACCTCGGTCGCCTGCCTCGCCCGGACGGCAACGGCTCGGTGCTCGCCATTGCCGGAATCCACACGGCGGGCTCCCTCGGCGTCGTCCACCTGCTCACCTCGGACCTGAGCACCTTGTGGGGGCAGGTGGGGGAGCGCCATTTCTCCACCCTCGTAGGCGTCGAGTACGACCCCGAGACCGATGAGCCGCAGTCGGTCGAACTGCTCTGCCCCCTCTACCTGCACGACGAGGAGACGGCGGCGTGA
- a CDS encoding VCBS repeat-containing protein: MAVTAVLAVTALGAGTLTTAPAASATGPGSVSGPASAERSTAFPLFPTGSNLHGAGTTGFLSYSFTQDGSTDLLWTPYDGGAPTRLRAPENGGFTTSGGDVVVLGDANWNVQMRSLTLRNMADPSAPGVDIDLGALNGNYVAVLSPTSVLAQVTKDGAAELHVVTKDGATATSRRVSGLPADATDFIGSAVRGGIALVGYETGPADARTGGRALVDVATGTVVETYASVESGYDFSHLMFSGSHVAWLDYQSGTGLFVTSVDRRTREQRRTVLGARDSEWYMDLVGGWLVYGNSSTPARAVSLTSGEVRDLIDHATGSAAAGDGSVLVSGGRAADGEGLFRIAAAADGAPTVTKVAEAGEPAEPAELKIEQVHVPDTVNLDTTGGEVAMGWTLSHREAYLDVTLTHVVTGREFRTRVNAPATGTRFSFSWDGTVDGVDAPNGSYGVEAEARLLDGSGEPAYQGWLMNVVRSANPHDYTDNGSTDVLARDAAGVLWRDDLRDRPVDGKVVSARRTQVGRGWQTYKQIEAVGDIAGNEVGDLVALDGSGVLWHYLGRGDGAFAARARIGGGWGVYTKLTGGSDLNGDGRADLLAVDTAGVLWFYKGTGSATAPFAARVRVGSGWGVYNQLTAVGNIAGTASGDLVARDTSGVLWLYQGNGAGGFAARVRVGSGWNAFTQLVGAGDVDSDGRPDMIAYGTGGTYVYRSTGSVTAPFNRQSTSLYAGEGSRFNHLA; this comes from the coding sequence ATGGCCGTCACCGCCGTCCTCGCCGTCACGGCCCTCGGCGCCGGCACGCTGACCACCGCCCCGGCCGCCTCCGCCACCGGCCCTGGCTCCGTGTCGGGCCCGGCCTCGGCCGAGCGGTCCACCGCCTTTCCCCTCTTCCCGACGGGCTCCAACCTCCACGGCGCGGGCACCACCGGGTTCCTCTCCTACTCCTTCACCCAGGACGGGTCCACCGACCTGCTCTGGACGCCGTACGACGGCGGGGCCCCGACCCGGCTCCGGGCGCCCGAGAACGGCGGCTTCACCACGTCGGGCGGCGACGTGGTCGTCCTCGGCGACGCCAACTGGAACGTCCAGATGCGTTCGCTCACCCTGCGGAACATGGCCGACCCCTCGGCCCCGGGCGTCGACATCGACCTCGGCGCCCTCAACGGCAACTACGTGGCCGTGCTGAGCCCGACGAGCGTGCTCGCCCAGGTGACGAAGGACGGCGCGGCGGAACTCCACGTCGTGACCAAGGACGGCGCCACGGCGACGAGCCGCAGGGTGTCGGGGCTGCCCGCGGACGCCACGGACTTCATCGGCTCGGCGGTCCGGGGCGGGATCGCCCTCGTCGGGTACGAGACGGGCCCGGCGGACGCCAGGACCGGCGGCCGGGCGCTGGTCGACGTGGCGACCGGGACCGTGGTCGAGACGTACGCCTCCGTCGAGTCCGGGTACGACTTCAGCCACCTGATGTTCTCCGGTTCGCACGTGGCCTGGCTCGACTACCAGAGCGGCACCGGGCTGTTCGTCACCTCCGTCGACCGCAGGACGCGCGAGCAGAGGCGGACCGTCCTGGGCGCCCGCGACAGCGAGTGGTACATGGACCTCGTGGGCGGCTGGTTGGTGTACGGCAACTCCTCGACACCCGCCCGGGCGGTCTCCCTGACCAGCGGCGAGGTCCGCGACCTCATCGACCATGCGACCGGTTCGGCGGCCGCGGGCGACGGCAGCGTGCTGGTGAGCGGCGGCCGGGCCGCCGACGGCGAGGGGCTGTTCCGGATCGCGGCCGCGGCGGACGGCGCCCCGACGGTCACCAAGGTGGCGGAAGCGGGCGAGCCGGCCGAGCCGGCCGAGCTGAAGATCGAGCAGGTCCACGTCCCCGACACGGTGAACCTCGACACGACCGGCGGCGAGGTGGCCATGGGGTGGACGCTGTCGCACCGCGAGGCCTACCTGGACGTCACGCTCACCCACGTCGTCACCGGCAGGGAGTTCCGCACGCGCGTGAACGCCCCCGCCACCGGCACCCGCTTCTCCTTCTCCTGGGACGGCACCGTCGACGGGGTGGACGCGCCGAACGGCTCGTACGGGGTGGAGGCCGAGGCGAGGCTCCTCGACGGCTCCGGGGAGCCCGCCTACCAGGGCTGGCTCATGAACGTGGTCCGCTCGGCCAACCCGCACGACTACACGGACAACGGCTCCACGGACGTCCTCGCCCGGGACGCCGCCGGTGTGCTGTGGCGCGACGACCTGCGGGACCGGCCGGTGGACGGCAAGGTCGTGTCCGCCCGGCGCACCCAGGTCGGCCGGGGCTGGCAGACGTACAAGCAGATCGAGGCCGTCGGCGACATCGCGGGCAACGAGGTCGGCGACCTGGTGGCCCTCGACGGTTCCGGCGTGCTCTGGCACTACCTCGGCAGGGGCGACGGCGCGTTCGCCGCCCGGGCGCGGATCGGCGGCGGCTGGGGCGTCTACACCAAGCTCACCGGCGGCTCGGACCTCAACGGCGACGGCCGTGCCGACCTCCTCGCCGTGGACACCGCCGGCGTCCTGTGGTTCTACAAGGGCACGGGCTCCGCGACCGCCCCCTTCGCCGCCCGCGTGCGCGTCGGCAGCGGCTGGGGCGTCTACAACCAGCTCACCGCCGTCGGGAACATCGCCGGTACGGCCTCCGGGGACCTGGTCGCCCGCGACACCTCCGGCGTCCTCTGGCTGTACCAGGGCAACGGCGCCGGCGGCTTCGCCGCCCGCGTGCGGGTCGGCAGCGGCTGGAACGCCTTCACCCAGCTGGTCGGCGCCGGTGACGTCGACAGCGACGGGCGCCCGGACATGATCGCGTACGGGACGGGCGGCACGTACGTCTACCGCTCGACGGGCTCCGTCACCGCCCCCTTCAACCGTCAGTCGACATCGCTGTACGCGGGCGAGGGCTCCAGGTTCAACCACCTCGCGTGA
- a CDS encoding ATP-binding protein, whose translation MPAKWFRAFPGLAEQVTHARHFVATLVTGRGPVDDAVLIVSELAANAVRHTLSGSAGGRFFVIVGFDDDHVRIEVVDQGGKRVPELRDATDQEEEGGRGLLLIASCAKRWGVRDWADGRSVWADLALGDA comes from the coding sequence ATGCCTGCCAAGTGGTTCCGCGCCTTCCCCGGCCTGGCCGAGCAAGTGACCCACGCCCGTCACTTCGTGGCCACTCTGGTCACGGGGAGGGGGCCGGTCGACGACGCCGTCCTGATCGTCAGCGAGTTGGCGGCCAACGCCGTGCGACACACGCTGAGCGGTTCGGCCGGCGGCCGGTTCTTCGTGATCGTCGGCTTCGATGACGACCACGTGCGCATCGAGGTGGTCGACCAGGGCGGCAAGCGCGTCCCGGAACTGCGCGACGCGACCGACCAGGAGGAGGAAGGCGGGCGCGGGCTGCTGCTGATCGCTTCCTGCGCCAAGAGGTGGGGCGTACGGGACTGGGCCGACGGGCGCTCCGTGTGGGCCGACCTGGCGCTGGGGGATGCGTGA
- a CDS encoding mobile element transfer protein: MNPRFRNVRRIGPVNVASYLVRGRNRHVAACTAPRCDFSAEYDSRAAAELAARTHRCPA, from the coding sequence ATGAACCCGCGCTTCCGCAACGTCCGCCGCATCGGCCCCGTCAACGTCGCCTCGTATCTCGTCCGCGGTCGCAACCGCCACGTGGCCGCCTGTACCGCGCCGCGCTGTGACTTCTCGGCCGAGTACGACAGCCGCGCCGCCGCCGAACTCGCTGCCCGTACCCACCGCTGCCCGGCCTGA
- a CDS encoding integrase: MNVDLASLPAEPGQENEDFAAVAPGAAVLLDGAGVAGAETGCVHGIAWFSSTLGGLLLGSITAHPARPLADCLADSIRGVRSLHEDTCDLTYRASPTSTVVAIRAGAGTLEYLVLGDSTLLFADGEGKATAVTDQRLDEVGERLRAPVDELPTGSPEHAAALAEYRDALTGLRNRPGGFWIAGPDPRAAEHALTGTVPLDSLTSVTLLSDGATRLVDEFGLADWRDVLGILGSSGPDGLIRRVREVEDDDPDGRRWPRGKARDDATILHWALG, encoded by the coding sequence GTGAACGTCGACCTCGCCTCCCTGCCTGCCGAACCCGGGCAGGAGAACGAGGACTTCGCGGCCGTCGCTCCCGGTGCGGCCGTCCTCCTCGACGGCGCCGGCGTGGCCGGGGCGGAGACCGGATGTGTCCACGGCATCGCGTGGTTCTCCTCGACGCTGGGCGGGCTGCTGCTGGGCAGCATCACGGCGCATCCCGCCCGGCCGCTCGCGGACTGCCTCGCCGATTCGATCCGCGGCGTTCGGTCCCTGCACGAGGACACGTGTGACCTGACCTACCGGGCCAGTCCGACCAGTACGGTCGTCGCGATCCGGGCCGGTGCGGGCACCCTGGAATACCTCGTCCTGGGTGACTCGACCCTCCTCTTCGCCGACGGGGAGGGGAAGGCGACCGCCGTCACGGATCAGCGCCTGGACGAAGTAGGCGAGCGGCTTCGTGCACCGGTCGACGAACTGCCCACCGGCTCACCCGAGCACGCCGCCGCCCTGGCCGAGTACCGCGACGCCCTGACGGGGCTCCGCAACCGGCCGGGCGGCTTCTGGATCGCCGGCCCCGACCCGCGGGCGGCCGAACACGCCCTTACGGGGACGGTGCCGCTGGACTCCTTGACGTCCGTGACGCTGCTGAGCGACGGCGCGACGCGCCTCGTCGACGAATTCGGCCTCGCGGACTGGCGGGACGTGCTGGGCATCCTCGGTTCCTCCGGTCCGGATGGGCTGATCCGCCGGGTGCGGGAGGTGGAGGACGACGACCCCGACGGTCGGCGCTGGCCGCGCGGCAAGGCGCGCGACGACGCGACGATCCTTCACTGGGCGCTTGGGTAA
- a CDS encoding FtsK/SpoIIIE domain-containing protein, producing MADVVRVLLPVVLVLVVLLAVRRRSPVLFWWLVGYPLVALRVLASYRATMDACGLTVPASPVRRATARMVGRQAAPVPPRRSLPRPTGSGLVMRLRMAAGQAPEDFTASADRLRHAWGAHAVHVRPTKPGWLELRLVGWDVLAEVRPPRRRLAAGPLRLPLALREDGEWHVRDFRTVPHELILGATQSGKSVYLRNLLCGLARQPVVLVGIDCKWGVELAPFAPRLSALADTPDRAGELLDALLEEMEARFRLIGLSSGAGPDAVLTSDVWGLPEAVRPVPVVLVVDEVAELFLAANKDDEKRRDAMVTKLIRLAQLGRAAGIYLEVCGQRFGSELGKGATMLRAQLTGRVCHRVNDETSATMALGDIAPEAVLAATAIPAERPGVAVVGDSSGGWSRVRSPHLSLDDAAAVCRDTSALVPELPRLDPFRPVVAIEPAGSFSAPAVPLTHPVTE from the coding sequence ATGGCCGACGTCGTCCGGGTGCTGCTGCCGGTTGTCCTGGTCCTGGTCGTGCTGCTGGCGGTGCGCCGCCGATCGCCGGTCCTGTTCTGGTGGCTGGTCGGGTATCCGCTCGTCGCGCTGCGGGTGCTCGCCTCGTACCGGGCGACGATGGACGCCTGCGGCCTGACGGTCCCGGCCTCGCCCGTCCGCCGGGCCACGGCCCGGATGGTGGGGCGGCAGGCGGCTCCCGTACCGCCCCGCCGGTCGCTGCCGCGGCCGACCGGGTCCGGCCTCGTGATGCGGCTGCGCATGGCGGCCGGGCAGGCGCCCGAGGACTTCACCGCCTCGGCCGACCGGCTGCGGCACGCCTGGGGCGCCCACGCCGTGCACGTCCGCCCCACCAAACCGGGCTGGCTCGAACTGCGGCTCGTCGGCTGGGACGTGCTCGCCGAGGTACGGCCTCCTCGGCGTCGGCTGGCGGCCGGTCCGCTCCGCCTGCCGCTGGCGCTGCGGGAGGACGGCGAGTGGCACGTACGGGACTTCCGCACCGTGCCGCACGAACTGATCCTCGGCGCCACGCAGTCGGGCAAGTCCGTCTACCTGCGCAACCTGCTGTGCGGGCTGGCCCGGCAACCGGTCGTCCTCGTCGGCATCGACTGCAAGTGGGGTGTCGAACTGGCGCCGTTCGCACCTCGGCTGTCGGCGCTCGCCGACACCCCGGACCGGGCGGGCGAACTGCTCGACGCCCTGCTGGAGGAGATGGAGGCGCGGTTCCGGCTGATCGGCCTTTCGAGCGGGGCCGGCCCGGACGCCGTACTCACCTCGGACGTGTGGGGACTGCCGGAAGCGGTACGGCCGGTGCCGGTCGTGCTCGTCGTCGACGAGGTCGCGGAACTCTTCCTCGCCGCGAACAAGGACGACGAGAAGCGGCGGGACGCCATGGTCACCAAGCTCATCCGCCTCGCCCAGCTCGGCCGCGCGGCCGGCATCTACCTGGAGGTGTGCGGGCAGCGGTTCGGCTCCGAACTCGGCAAGGGCGCCACCATGCTGCGCGCCCAGCTCACCGGCCGGGTCTGCCACCGCGTCAACGACGAGACCTCCGCCACCATGGCGCTCGGCGACATCGCGCCGGAAGCGGTGTTGGCCGCCACCGCCATCCCGGCCGAACGGCCCGGCGTCGCCGTCGTCGGCGACTCCTCCGGCGGCTGGTCCCGCGTCCGCTCGCCTCATCTCTCCCTCGACGACGCGGCGGCCGTCTGCCGCGACACCTCCGCCCTGGTGCCGGAACTGCCTCGGCTCGATCCCTTCCGGCCCGTCGTCGCCATCGAACCGGCCGGGTCGTTCTCCGCACCGGCCGTGCCTCTCACCCACCCGGTGACCGAGTAG
- a CDS encoding replication initiator, with amino-acid sequence MHPAAPAGAIRRLAALARHGDLSAYARQIQRLGGCERPVRMEGYRLDVHSGTGEIVREIADRDLPAGQLLIRCNNRRATRCASCAEVYRRDTFHLVTAGLSGGKGIGPSVARHPRVFVTFTAPSFGPVHNRPGGGRCRCGRLHAEDDPALGTPLDPDRYDYRAAVLWNAHAGALWGRFATYLRQQLASRAGLSRSALRHHLKVSYAKVAEYQRRGAVHFHAVIRLDGPDGAEDDPPAWATTELLTDAIRSAAQLAEAPGPVLDGRAYAFRFGDQLDIRPIRSADFTGTSELSSRAVAAYIAKYATKGAETAGTLDRPIRNPITDLIGSGVTDHARQMILTCWHLGTRPELEDLRLRKWAHMLGFRGHFSTKSRAYSTTLGTLRQERADHNEAAARERAADAGHPLPDPDTVLVLSHWRFAGTGLTDAEHLLAHGAPPPDAARPTVTSDVPLLDQMGDA; translated from the coding sequence ATGCACCCCGCGGCTCCGGCCGGAGCCATCCGCCGGCTTGCGGCCCTCGCCCGACACGGCGACCTCAGCGCTTACGCGCGCCAGATCCAGCGCCTCGGCGGCTGCGAGCGGCCCGTCCGGATGGAGGGCTACCGGCTCGACGTCCACTCCGGTACGGGTGAGATCGTCCGGGAGATCGCCGACCGCGACCTTCCGGCCGGACAGCTCCTCATCCGCTGCAACAACCGCCGCGCCACCCGGTGCGCCTCCTGCGCCGAGGTGTACCGCAGGGACACCTTCCACCTGGTCACGGCCGGACTGAGCGGCGGCAAGGGCATCGGCCCGTCCGTCGCCCGGCATCCGCGGGTCTTCGTCACCTTCACCGCCCCGTCCTTCGGTCCCGTCCACAACCGCCCCGGCGGCGGCCGGTGCCGCTGCGGTCGCCTCCACGCCGAGGACGATCCCGCCCTCGGCACGCCCCTGGACCCGGACCGGTACGACTACCGCGCGGCCGTCCTGTGGAACGCGCACGCCGGGGCGCTGTGGGGCCGCTTCGCCACCTACCTGCGCCAGCAGCTCGCCTCCCGCGCGGGCCTCAGCCGCTCGGCGCTGCGCCATCACCTCAAGGTGTCGTATGCCAAGGTCGCCGAGTACCAGCGGCGCGGCGCCGTCCACTTCCATGCCGTCATCCGCCTCGACGGCCCCGACGGCGCCGAGGACGACCCGCCAGCCTGGGCCACGACCGAACTCCTCACCGATGCCATCCGCTCCGCGGCTCAGCTCGCCGAGGCACCCGGCCCGGTCCTCGACGGCCGCGCGTACGCCTTCCGCTTCGGCGACCAACTCGACATCCGCCCCATCCGCTCCGCCGACTTCACGGGCACCTCGGAACTGTCCAGCCGCGCCGTGGCCGCCTACATCGCCAAGTACGCCACCAAGGGCGCCGAAACCGCGGGCACCCTCGACCGCCCCATCCGCAATCCGATCACCGACCTGATCGGCTCCGGCGTCACCGACCACGCCCGGCAGATGATCCTCACCTGCTGGCATCTCGGCACCCGGCCCGAACTCGAAGACCTGCGCCTGCGCAAGTGGGCCCACATGCTCGGCTTCCGCGGCCACTTCTCCACCAAGTCCCGCGCCTACTCCACCACCCTCGGCACCCTCCGCCAGGAACGCGCCGACCACAACGAAGCCGCGGCCCGTGAACGCGCGGCCGACGCCGGCCACCCGCTGCCCGACCCGGACACCGTCCTCGTCCTCTCCCACTGGCGCTTCGCCGGCACCGGCCTGACCGACGCAGAGCACCTGCTCGCCCATGGCGCTCCGCCACCTGATGCCGCACGACCGACCGTGACCTCTGACGTTCCCCTCCTCGACCAGATGGGAGATGCCTGA